In the genome of Flavobacterium panacagri, one region contains:
- a CDS encoding T9SS sorting signal type C domain-containing protein: MIKKTLYLLILIFPLSSNGILFAQQGKVDITFNTKDDGENGDGFSNPVRTLLLQRDNRLIVGGEFLSLNGTPVSYLTRLNPDGSIDDSFSTGKGFNGKVYASYLQDDGKIILGGSFTTYNGFNAGRLVRLNSDGSYDASFNTTIGAATTATSGIVYDIALQDDGKIIIVGSFTKYNNTVVNRIARLLPNGNLDSYFLTGSGSALNITHVCVTSAKKIILTGNFTKFNTSFINRIIQLKEDGSIDPDFDSGTGFNDDVNAIALRSDGKIVLGGNFTVYDDSAANRIVCLNEDGSKDESFQMGSGFSKEGVQVLKINANGDIMAGGSFTGLYNNNEVNRLVFLNADGTIKPDFDIGSGPASASVLCLESDEEGSWFVGGSFSVFDGLNQGRLAKIDSNGERDIAYLSSGIGFDNTVFSILPLADKKIMIGGSFKKFNGAIAFRVTCLLENGSSDTAFNSEKSGANNLIKTAVLQADGRIVLGGNFTKYNDITNNRIIRITSNGEIDASFNIGDGCNGQVYALAIQTDQKIIAAGNFTKFNGSTVNAGRIIRLLADGTKDPAFNTGSGANGIIETITLCPDGKILVGGHFKTFNDLDFAGLVRLNTDGSVDRSFNIQNGFDKNVYAVAIQSDQKIIVGGSFLVFNGIPQKRILRLNNDGSLDTTFESGTGFSKGDVRCFLVQPDERILVGGTFSGTYKTTAVSRLIRLLPSGSLDNSFKANLNNTLYAMNFTDEYKLLIGGNFNSVSDISKHRIARLKLCVNTTSWDGTAWSNGFPSREKDVYFKDNYSDLITANMCGCTIDEGKTVVLSENKTLAIEFAYNGLGTLVLEDSASLYQSDDDMINTGSIHLKRKTNPVMRYDLTYWSSPVEKQKLFDLSPETLGDKYYWYNPLSGWTVNYNGTMMMIPGQGYNVRAPQNYSLTDRVIFEGIFKGVPNNGKVKVDFETANNYYLVGNPYPSAISADAFLMFNTGKTKGAIYFWTHNQPPQNNEYTEDGFAAYNLLGGVGTRPALNSGVSNKAPDGTIASGQGFFVKSNVVGALEFNNSMRISGSNNTFFKPAKNSETQSEQDEKQRFWLNFKNNDNGFRQILLGYAEGASNGLDLNYDAELLSSNQGLDFYSIAESKKLSIQGRALPFRQSDSIILGYKTNLKGTYYLELDHQDKFFDGRNIFLADKTLGKIHNLSQFPYQFESDAGTFNQRFSIIYNDKTLEVAANLKESEGVLVAVKNHVITVESLDGNLKEIDIYDISGNELYRNSKIESSKVIISNLVSTHQVLILKIFYENGDATSKKVIF; the protein is encoded by the coding sequence ACGAAAGATGATGGAGAAAATGGAGACGGTTTTAGTAATCCAGTAAGGACACTTCTTTTGCAGAGAGACAATCGTTTAATTGTTGGTGGTGAATTTTTAAGTTTAAATGGAACTCCTGTTTCCTACCTTACTCGACTGAATCCCGATGGATCAATTGATGACAGTTTTAGTACTGGAAAAGGTTTTAATGGAAAAGTTTATGCATCCTATTTACAAGACGATGGCAAAATTATTCTTGGAGGAAGTTTTACAACTTATAACGGATTTAATGCAGGTCGATTAGTTCGTTTAAATTCTGACGGATCTTACGATGCGAGTTTTAATACAACAATTGGAGCAGCTACAACTGCAACTTCTGGCATTGTCTACGATATCGCTTTACAGGATGATGGAAAAATAATCATTGTAGGAAGTTTTACGAAATACAATAATACGGTAGTGAATAGGATCGCACGTTTACTTCCTAATGGAAATCTCGATTCTTATTTTCTAACGGGTAGTGGTTCAGCATTAAATATTACTCATGTTTGTGTTACATCTGCAAAAAAAATAATTCTAACGGGAAATTTTACTAAGTTCAATACGAGTTTTATCAATAGAATAATACAGCTAAAAGAAGATGGCAGTATTGATCCCGATTTTGATTCCGGAACTGGATTTAATGATGATGTCAATGCCATTGCTTTGCGTTCTGATGGAAAGATAGTTTTAGGAGGTAATTTTACTGTATATGATGATAGTGCAGCTAATAGGATAGTTTGCTTAAATGAGGATGGAAGTAAAGATGAGAGTTTTCAAATGGGTTCAGGCTTTAGTAAAGAAGGCGTTCAGGTATTGAAAATTAATGCAAATGGAGATATTATGGCTGGAGGATCTTTTACAGGATTGTATAACAATAATGAGGTAAATAGATTGGTCTTTTTAAATGCAGACGGAACAATAAAACCAGATTTTGATATCGGTTCAGGACCCGCTTCAGCTTCTGTTTTATGTTTAGAATCTGATGAGGAAGGATCTTGGTTTGTGGGAGGCTCTTTTTCTGTTTTTGACGGATTAAATCAAGGCCGATTGGCTAAAATCGACAGTAATGGAGAAAGAGATATTGCTTATTTGTCTTCAGGAATAGGATTTGATAATACTGTTTTTAGTATTTTACCTCTGGCTGATAAAAAGATAATGATTGGAGGCAGTTTTAAAAAGTTCAATGGGGCAATAGCTTTCAGGGTTACTTGCCTTTTAGAGAATGGTTCTAGTGATACGGCTTTTAACTCTGAAAAATCAGGAGCCAATAACCTGATAAAAACTGCCGTATTACAAGCTGATGGGAGAATAGTTTTAGGAGGAAACTTTACAAAGTACAATGATATTACTAATAATAGAATTATCAGAATTACTTCAAACGGAGAAATTGATGCTTCTTTTAATATTGGTGATGGCTGTAATGGACAAGTTTATGCATTGGCAATTCAAACCGATCAAAAAATTATAGCCGCAGGAAACTTTACAAAATTTAATGGATCAACAGTAAATGCCGGAAGAATTATTAGGCTGCTTGCAGATGGAACAAAAGATCCCGCTTTTAATACTGGTTCAGGAGCTAATGGAATTATCGAAACAATTACACTATGTCCAGATGGAAAAATTTTGGTAGGAGGCCATTTTAAAACCTTTAATGATTTGGATTTTGCAGGTTTGGTGCGCTTAAATACTGACGGAAGTGTTGATAGAAGTTTTAATATTCAAAATGGCTTTGATAAAAACGTATATGCAGTTGCTATACAGTCCGATCAAAAAATAATTGTTGGGGGTTCTTTTTTAGTTTTCAATGGAATTCCACAAAAGAGAATTCTTCGATTAAATAATGATGGAAGTCTTGATACTACTTTCGAATCTGGAACTGGTTTTAGTAAAGGAGATGTTCGATGCTTTTTAGTACAGCCAGATGAAAGAATACTTGTAGGAGGGACTTTTTCAGGAACTTATAAAACCACTGCAGTTTCAAGGCTTATTCGATTACTGCCTTCGGGGAGTCTTGACAATTCTTTCAAGGCGAATTTGAACAATACCCTTTATGCAATGAACTTCACAGATGAATATAAATTGTTGATTGGAGGAAATTTTAATTCCGTTTCCGATATTTCAAAGCATAGAATTGCCCGCTTAAAACTCTGTGTGAATACGACAAGTTGGGATGGGACTGCTTGGTCAAATGGTTTTCCATCTCGCGAAAAAGATGTTTATTTCAAAGATAATTATTCAGATTTAATAACAGCAAATATGTGTGGTTGTACTATTGATGAAGGAAAAACGGTTGTATTATCAGAGAATAAAACTTTGGCAATTGAATTTGCATATAACGGTTTAGGAACTTTGGTTTTAGAAGATTCTGCAAGTTTGTATCAATCAGATGATGATATGATTAATACTGGAAGTATTCATTTGAAGAGAAAGACTAATCCAGTAATGCGATACGATCTTACCTATTGGTCTTCGCCCGTAGAAAAACAAAAATTATTTGATTTATCGCCCGAAACTCTTGGTGATAAATACTATTGGTATAATCCGCTCTCTGGCTGGACAGTCAATTATAACGGAACAATGATGATGATTCCAGGGCAAGGTTATAACGTTAGGGCGCCACAAAATTATTCCCTTACAGATCGTGTAATATTTGAAGGAATATTTAAAGGAGTTCCTAATAATGGAAAAGTCAAAGTTGATTTTGAAACAGCCAATAATTACTATTTGGTCGGAAATCCTTATCCTTCTGCAATCAGCGCTGATGCCTTTTTAATGTTTAATACGGGTAAAACAAAAGGAGCAATTTATTTCTGGACTCATAATCAGCCGCCTCAAAATAATGAATATACAGAAGATGGTTTTGCGGCTTATAATCTTCTGGGAGGCGTTGGTACAAGACCAGCTCTCAATTCTGGCGTTAGCAATAAAGCTCCAGACGGTACTATAGCTTCGGGACAAGGATTTTTTGTGAAAAGCAATGTCGTGGGAGCCTTGGAATTTAACAATAGTATGAGAATTTCTGGAAGTAATAACACCTTTTTTAAACCTGCCAAGAATTCAGAAACACAAAGTGAGCAAGATGAAAAGCAACGCTTTTGGTTGAATTTTAAAAATAATGATAATGGATTTAGACAAATTCTATTAGGTTACGCAGAAGGAGCTTCAAATGGTCTAGATTTAAATTACGATGCAGAGCTTTTGAGTTCAAATCAGGGATTAGATTTTTATAGTATTGCTGAAAGTAAAAAACTTAGTATTCAAGGAAGAGCTTTGCCATTTAGACAAAGTGATTCGATTATTTTAGGATATAAGACTAATTTGAAGGGAACTTATTATTTAGAACTTGATCATCAAGACAAGTTTTTTGATGGAAGGAATATTTTTTTGGCTGATAAAACTCTGGGGAAAATTCATAATCTTAGTCAGTTTCCTTATCAATTTGAATCGGATGCTGGAACATTTAATCAACGTTTTTCTATAATTTACAACGATAAAACACTTGAAGTTGCAGCAAATTTAAAAGAATCAGAGGGGGTTTTAGTAGCAGTAAAAAATCATGTCATTACTGTTGAATCTTTGGATGGAAATCTTAAAGAAATTGATATTTATGATATTTCAGGAAATGAATTGTATAGAAATAGTAAAATTGAATCAAGTAAAGTAATTATTTCGAATTTAGTTTCTACTCATCAAGTTTTGATACTTAAAATATTTTATGAAAATGGTGATGCCACTTCAAAAAAAGTGATTTTTTAA